Proteins from one Pseudomonas sp. KBS0710 genomic window:
- a CDS encoding AAA family ATPase, with product MVDEVERLDEMEQLNERNIHANKLFHSFRSVHTDLTPDRFNALLLYFVTYLIQTAYKSDETDVERIFVRRTVADVVEGMTRLIEHHNNGLAAREGLIEALSENVLTQLMDQFQYLEPRIFRKTGFARRVFDVMLRRVLTEDYQISLFHSHVVALLAVSLCKTNTRLIETYPYSGAASVTAQVLKKDVETFYRELHGCPYKHQDLISLRLQVRGLSLQPLAEVETDDMTLLDGAQLLEPQNSVFATLEQLIKQGALSDSLLVIVDRAQSRALPDTLRAHFEEHNLLEAVIDLPSKDAFENGTEFTAWLLNTDKDRENAGETLCINATRMQEDAGYFELAGVSAAIVKRWRSSHYKIDERFLKESFDSPLVPEVLNHFKHHYRNLPGLCRVFPIETVLRATEITARQHLMFEAFDLKLYRPESSFLRDILIGPKTVPSCIYIIGNNGTGKSLLLRDLIDDLGQAKLNSVGIAFGAIDRFPVESSEAPLFEYQGARRHLDDPFQLDWLHGLGQALYAIYQEPYRLNIFNEALQLLAFKHRHYLVPVSDPHNPITDWERGISSFELYEGVTVSTGDTLYEPGILQKEGHPVAPFSDLSSGEQQVLSLLIKVCAKANSHTVFLIDEPEISLHVSWQQQLPSLLSLVAEAFGCSLVIATHSPLIIANARDAISHCFLTKDRLLIPIPAHQRHSVESILLDGFKTYTPDNSEVSERCAVLVSRAIQVTNSPGKVEHRQKKKLIQTLKTLRDTLEKTAGAQRNQRYQQDLTLIEQAQAAINELFERAKKDKQQ from the coding sequence ATGGTTGATGAAGTAGAACGGCTCGATGAAATGGAGCAGCTCAACGAAAGAAATATTCACGCCAACAAGCTATTTCATTCATTTCGTTCAGTACACACCGACTTAACGCCAGATCGTTTCAACGCACTGCTGCTGTATTTTGTCACCTATCTGATTCAGACAGCCTATAAAAGTGATGAAACAGACGTGGAACGAATCTTTGTTCGACGTACCGTTGCGGACGTGGTTGAGGGCATGACTCGCCTGATCGAACACCACAATAACGGCCTCGCAGCCAGAGAGGGGTTGATTGAGGCGCTGTCAGAAAACGTACTTACCCAACTGATGGACCAATTCCAGTATCTCGAACCCCGTATATTTCGAAAGACGGGCTTCGCCCGGCGTGTATTCGACGTGATGCTGCGTCGGGTGTTAACTGAAGACTATCAAATCAGCCTGTTCCATTCTCACGTGGTGGCATTACTCGCCGTTAGCCTTTGCAAGACAAACACACGCCTCATTGAAACCTACCCTTACAGCGGTGCAGCGTCTGTCACCGCCCAAGTCCTGAAAAAAGACGTCGAAACGTTTTATCGAGAACTGCACGGTTGCCCCTACAAACATCAAGATTTGATCAGCCTGCGCTTACAGGTGCGTGGCCTGTCATTGCAGCCGCTGGCAGAAGTTGAAACCGATGACATGACGTTGCTGGATGGCGCCCAGCTGCTGGAGCCTCAAAACTCGGTGTTTGCAACCTTGGAACAGCTGATAAAACAAGGAGCGCTCAGCGACTCTTTGCTTGTGATTGTTGATCGCGCCCAAAGCCGGGCGTTGCCCGACACGTTGCGTGCTCACTTTGAAGAGCACAATCTGTTGGAAGCTGTTATTGATCTGCCGAGCAAGGACGCGTTCGAGAACGGCACTGAGTTCACGGCATGGCTGTTGAACACTGATAAAGACCGCGAGAACGCCGGCGAAACGCTGTGCATCAACGCCACGCGCATGCAAGAAGACGCCGGCTATTTTGAGCTTGCCGGGGTATCTGCCGCAATCGTCAAACGGTGGCGGTCATCCCACTACAAAATCGATGAAAGGTTCTTAAAAGAAAGCTTCGATAGCCCGCTCGTCCCGGAGGTGCTCAATCATTTCAAACATCATTACAGAAACCTCCCTGGCCTATGCCGTGTGTTTCCCATCGAAACGGTTCTGCGCGCCACGGAGATCACAGCACGCCAACATCTGATGTTTGAGGCGTTCGATCTAAAACTCTACAGACCAGAAAGCAGTTTTCTGCGGGACATACTGATCGGGCCAAAGACAGTCCCCAGTTGCATATACATTATTGGCAACAATGGAACGGGTAAAAGCTTGCTGCTGAGAGACCTGATCGACGATCTTGGGCAGGCAAAGCTCAACTCGGTCGGTATTGCGTTCGGCGCTATAGACCGGTTTCCCGTCGAGTCGTCTGAGGCGCCGTTGTTTGAGTATCAAGGCGCACGTCGCCATCTCGATGATCCATTCCAATTGGATTGGCTGCACGGACTGGGGCAAGCGTTATACGCTATCTATCAAGAACCTTATCGTCTGAATATATTCAACGAAGCACTGCAGTTGCTTGCTTTCAAACATCGCCACTATCTCGTTCCCGTCAGCGATCCGCACAACCCGATCACGGACTGGGAGCGTGGCATTTCCAGCTTCGAGCTCTACGAAGGGGTAACCGTGTCCACGGGGGATACGCTCTATGAGCCGGGCATACTGCAAAAAGAAGGTCACCCGGTAGCGCCTTTCAGTGACTTGAGCTCTGGAGAGCAGCAGGTGCTCTCACTGTTAATCAAAGTATGCGCCAAGGCCAATTCTCACACCGTCTTCCTCATCGACGAGCCTGAAATCAGCTTACATGTGAGTTGGCAGCAGCAACTGCCAAGCTTGCTGTCACTTGTCGCTGAAGCGTTTGGCTGCTCGTTGGTCATTGCTACGCACTCCCCGCTGATAATCGCAAATGCACGCGACGCAATCAGCCACTGTTTTCTGACTAAGGATCGTTTACTCATCCCCATTCCTGCGCATCAGCGGCACTCCGTGGAGTCTATTTTGCTTGACGGTTTCAAAACCTATACCCCAGATAACAGTGAGGTCAGCGAACGTTGTGCGGTACTCGTGTCGCGGGCTATCCAAGTGACCAATTCGCCAGGCAAGGTCGAACACCGTCAGAAAAAGAAACTGATCCAAACGCTCAAAACCTTGAGAGATACACTTGAGAAAACTGCCGGCGCTCAACGTAATCAACGTTACCAGCAAGACCTCACGTTGATTGAGCAAGCGCAAGCAGCCATCAACGAATTGTTTGAACGTGCCAAAAAAGACAAGCAACAATGA
- a CDS encoding HNH endonuclease, which produces MSATLTDVEQQAQCNAYLLRAHDVDSHIKDTVTFLRTLNRYSYLKADVWKELSTHNEAKASGVTGPLIKQAFRKFVIELQGNRCCYCRRWLLNIAHAKPIEHILPKVHYPQFSLHFWNLAVACFDCNQLKQTSNWSTVALSQLDYPTAAMCTDFYHARFHRYAEHVSYERRESNHASNVTYTGHTSQGKHLCREMLYIIAARENLYSNNPTLAEAVIGIQQFQDRHQSGELPHLEAFRNGLNASLQLQLDKSGVDAAPLKN; this is translated from the coding sequence ATGAGCGCGACGCTGACCGATGTTGAACAACAGGCCCAATGCAATGCCTATCTACTGCGAGCGCATGACGTCGACAGTCATATCAAAGATACCGTGACCTTTTTGCGCACGCTCAACAGGTACTCGTACCTTAAGGCCGATGTTTGGAAGGAGCTTTCAACTCACAATGAAGCCAAGGCCAGCGGCGTGACGGGGCCCCTGATCAAGCAAGCGTTTAGAAAATTTGTGATTGAGTTGCAAGGCAACCGCTGCTGCTACTGTCGTCGCTGGTTACTCAATATCGCCCATGCCAAGCCCATTGAACACATTCTGCCCAAAGTCCACTATCCACAATTTTCTTTGCACTTCTGGAATTTGGCTGTTGCCTGTTTCGACTGTAACCAACTGAAGCAGACATCTAACTGGAGCACCGTCGCACTGAGTCAGCTCGACTACCCGACAGCAGCAATGTGCACTGATTTCTATCACGCACGTTTTCACCGCTACGCCGAGCACGTCAGTTATGAACGAAGGGAAAGCAATCACGCCAGCAACGTGACCTACACGGGGCATACTTCACAGGGCAAACACCTGTGCCGGGAAATGCTCTACATCATTGCTGCTCGCGAAAATCTTTATAGCAACAACCCAACCCTGGCAGAAGCCGTTATCGGTATTCAGCAATTTCAAGATCGGCACCAAAGCGGCGAGTTACCGCATTTGGAGGCTTTCCGTAACGGGCTGAACGCGTCTCTACAGCTGCAATTGGACAAAAGTGGTGTGGACGCGGCACCTCTCAAGAATTAG
- a CDS encoding LysR family transcriptional regulator — protein MDYFTALTAFVEAAEGNNFSRAAERLGIKASTVSRYVKDLEQDLGIALFNRSTRTLHLTEGGQTFLLHARRVLDELEQAKAATSALNQQPRGVLKLNLPPAFARHHILPVLNLFLARYPQIKLELVLDNAQVNLIHSGVDLAIRIGALPDSTLKARKICAGKYLLVASPAFCAQHPAPTTPADLAGLPAVLGTHDVAFEAGGEVLPLVYRDGIRINDLDAQLLAARQGLGFALLPDWLVSKNLEAGELQVWLPHWNILGAEQAFAVWFVYPPKRIVSSKVRCFIDFIVEQLGETPYWK, from the coding sequence TTGGACTACTTTACGGCACTCACCGCCTTCGTCGAAGCCGCCGAAGGCAATAATTTCTCCCGGGCGGCCGAACGGCTCGGCATCAAGGCGTCCACGGTGTCGCGCTACGTGAAAGACCTTGAACAGGACTTGGGCATTGCCCTGTTCAATCGCTCGACACGCACGCTGCACCTGACCGAAGGCGGCCAGACGTTCCTGCTGCACGCTCGCCGTGTGCTGGATGAGTTGGAGCAAGCCAAGGCGGCGACCTCGGCGCTCAACCAGCAACCGCGTGGGGTGCTCAAGCTCAATTTGCCGCCAGCGTTTGCCCGGCACCATATCCTGCCGGTGTTGAACCTCTTCCTGGCGCGCTACCCGCAAATCAAGCTGGAACTGGTGCTGGATAACGCCCAAGTCAACCTGATTCATTCAGGCGTAGACCTGGCCATTCGGATTGGCGCCCTGCCCGACTCCACGCTCAAGGCGCGCAAGATCTGCGCCGGAAAGTACTTGCTGGTGGCCAGCCCGGCGTTTTGTGCGCAGCACCCGGCCCCGACGACTCCGGCAGACCTTGCTGGCCTGCCAGCCGTCCTGGGCACCCATGATGTTGCCTTCGAGGCCGGTGGTGAAGTGTTGCCGCTGGTATACCGCGACGGTATCCGCATCAACGACCTGGACGCGCAGCTGCTGGCTGCACGCCAAGGCCTGGGCTTTGCCTTGCTGCCTGATTGGCTGGTGAGCAAAAACCTTGAGGCGGGCGAGCTGCAGGTCTGGTTGCCGCACTGGAACATCCTGGGGGCTGAACAGGCGTTTGCAGTGTGGTTTGTCTACCCGCCCAAGCGCATCGTGTCGTCCAAGGTGCGCTGCTTTATCGACTTTATCGTCGAGCAGTTGGGCGAAACACCCTATTGGAAATAA
- a CDS encoding cupin encodes MNSEFKPDLTDAEYFEYSKAANPISANLITRIPYHSFPASLYDSGASRVVALDLSEALGCEGPATGPGLCANFIRLNAGDALALHPNATSQVFYVIAGEGRVVQGEHEIQWSSGCFIALPGLQPARFSASQDARLYYVHDEPLLRYLGATRSTDRFVPTLYPAALANQKLREAADDPRAQDRSRISILLGNRNFPQTRTVTHVLWAMYGILPAGSIQKPHRHQSIALDFIIDCPKGCYSLVGTELDADGQIRNPVRVDWSPGLAFVTPPGYWHAHFNESDTEAFLIPIQDAGLQTYLRALDIRFS; translated from the coding sequence ATGAACAGCGAATTCAAGCCCGACCTGACCGACGCCGAGTACTTCGAGTACAGCAAGGCGGCCAACCCGATCAGCGCCAACCTGATTACGCGGATTCCATACCACAGCTTCCCGGCCTCGCTGTACGACAGCGGCGCCTCGCGGGTGGTCGCGCTGGACCTTAGCGAAGCGCTGGGCTGCGAAGGCCCGGCGACCGGGCCGGGGTTGTGCGCCAACTTTATCCGCTTGAACGCCGGTGATGCCTTGGCGCTGCACCCCAATGCGACCTCCCAGGTGTTTTATGTCATCGCAGGCGAGGGCCGGGTGGTGCAGGGCGAACATGAGATCCAGTGGTCCAGCGGTTGCTTTATCGCGCTGCCGGGCCTGCAGCCTGCGCGCTTCAGTGCCTCACAGGATGCACGCTTGTACTACGTGCATGATGAGCCGCTGTTGCGCTACCTGGGCGCAACGCGCAGCACTGATCGCTTCGTGCCTACGCTGTATCCCGCCGCGCTGGCCAACCAGAAGCTGCGTGAAGCGGCGGATGACCCACGTGCCCAGGACCGCAGTCGCATCAGCATTTTGCTCGGCAACCGCAATTTCCCCCAGACCCGAACCGTCACACATGTGCTCTGGGCCATGTACGGCATTCTGCCGGCGGGTTCGATCCAGAAGCCGCACCGGCATCAGTCGATTGCGCTGGACTTCATCATCGACTGCCCCAAAGGCTGTTACTCACTGGTGGGCACGGAGCTGGACGCCGATGGCCAGATCCGCAATCCGGTGCGTGTGGACTGGTCGCCGGGGCTGGCGTTCGTAACGCCGCCGGGGTACTGGCATGCCCACTTCAATGAGTCAGACACCGAGGCATTCCTGATCCCGATTCAGGACGCCGGGTTGCAGACTTACCTGCGGGCGCTGGATATTCGCTTCAGTTGA
- a CDS encoding oxaloacetate decarboxylase, producing MPKISHSALRRNFRELLAKQICVETASVFDPMSARIAADLGFEVGILGGSVASLQVLAAPDFALITLSEFVEQATRIGRVAQLPFIADADHGYGNALNVMRTVEELERAGVAALTIEDTLLPAQFGRKSTDLISVEEGIGKVKAALEARVDPELSIIARTNAGVLPTEDVIARTKAYEKAGADGICMVGVKDFDHLEQIAANLTVPLMLVTYGNPQLNDSERLAALGVRIVVAGHGAYFASIKATYDSLRAQRKLTSSTSNLSATELTHTYTLPESYVAWAEEFMDVKE from the coding sequence ATGCCAAAGATTTCTCACTCAGCGTTGCGCCGCAACTTCCGTGAATTGCTTGCAAAACAAATCTGCGTTGAAACCGCCTCCGTCTTCGACCCCATGTCCGCGCGTATCGCCGCCGACCTGGGTTTTGAAGTCGGCATCCTCGGTGGTTCGGTCGCCTCGTTGCAGGTACTTGCAGCCCCCGATTTTGCACTGATCACACTGAGTGAGTTCGTTGAACAGGCCACCCGGATCGGCCGCGTCGCCCAACTGCCGTTTATTGCCGACGCCGACCACGGTTACGGCAACGCCTTGAACGTGATGCGCACCGTCGAAGAACTTGAGCGTGCCGGTGTGGCCGCGCTGACCATTGAAGACACGCTGTTGCCGGCGCAGTTCGGGCGCAAGTCCACCGACCTGATTTCCGTCGAAGAAGGCATCGGTAAAGTGAAAGCCGCGCTTGAAGCGCGTGTCGACCCGGAACTGTCGATCATCGCCCGCACCAACGCCGGTGTGCTGCCCACCGAAGATGTCATCGCCCGCACCAAAGCCTACGAGAAAGCCGGCGCGGACGGGATCTGCATGGTTGGCGTCAAAGACTTCGACCACCTTGAGCAGATCGCCGCCAACCTCACGGTGCCGTTGATGCTGGTGACCTACGGCAACCCGCAGCTCAATGACAGCGAACGCCTGGCGGCCCTGGGCGTGCGCATTGTGGTGGCCGGCCACGGTGCTTACTTTGCGTCGATCAAGGCCACCTACGACAGCCTGCGCGCCCAGCGCAAGCTGACCAGCAGCACGTCCAATCTCAGCGCTACGGAGCTGACCCATACCTACACGTTGCCGGAAAGCTACGTGGCGTGGGCTGAAGAGTTCATGGACGTTAAAGAGTAA
- a CDS encoding OprD family porin yields MIKQWSLLTLAVCASISQAALAESVSDQADSKGFIDGSSITGLLRNYYFDRDRQSGKADNRDWTQGAMLNYASGFTQGTIGFGVDAYAYGAMKLDATHADAGTGELPTNRNGDPENGYGSVGAAVKIKVSKTQLKFGDMQPTAPVFATGGTRILPQTATGFDLTSSEIAGLDLEAGHFTSTNSGMTSNHDHDIYATYANVAANSASFVGGKYTFTPSLSATLYAGELEDIWRQYYTNLNYVIALGHDQSLALDGNLYRTLDTGSAKAGAINNTTYSVAAAYSFLAAHTLTLSFQKVHGDTPFDYIGTGNNGAGEGGDSVFLANSIQWGDFNGPGEQSWGIRYDLNMASYGVPGLSFMTRYVNGSDINGTHTPTNSAYAGDYGVDGDHHETDVEAKYVLQSGPAKNLSFRVRDAMVSSNADQRDGKLNELRVIVDYPFTLL; encoded by the coding sequence ATGATCAAACAGTGGAGCCTGTTAACGCTGGCGGTGTGCGCCAGTATCAGCCAAGCGGCCCTCGCCGAGTCGGTCAGCGACCAGGCCGATTCCAAAGGCTTTATCGACGGCAGCAGCATCACCGGGCTGTTGCGCAACTATTACTTCGACCGCGACCGCCAAAGTGGCAAGGCCGACAACCGCGACTGGACCCAAGGCGCGATGCTCAACTACGCCTCGGGCTTTACCCAGGGCACCATCGGCTTTGGCGTAGATGCCTACGCCTACGGTGCGATGAAACTGGATGCAACTCACGCCGATGCCGGCACCGGTGAGTTGCCAACCAACCGCAATGGCGACCCGGAAAATGGCTATGGTTCGGTGGGCGCTGCGGTGAAGATCAAGGTCTCCAAGACCCAGCTCAAATTCGGTGACATGCAACCCACTGCGCCGGTATTCGCCACCGGCGGCACGCGCATTCTGCCGCAGACCGCCACCGGCTTTGACCTCACCAGCAGCGAAATCGCCGGCCTGGACCTGGAAGCCGGGCACTTCACCAGCACCAACAGCGGCATGACCAGCAACCATGACCACGATATCTACGCGACCTACGCCAACGTGGCGGCCAACAGCGCAAGTTTTGTCGGCGGCAAATACACCTTCACGCCATCGTTGAGCGCGACCCTGTATGCGGGCGAGCTGGAAGATATCTGGCGCCAGTACTACACCAATCTCAACTACGTGATTGCGCTGGGGCATGACCAGTCACTGGCGCTGGACGGCAACCTGTACCGCACCCTCGACACCGGCAGCGCCAAGGCCGGGGCCATCAACAACACTACCTACTCGGTAGCGGCGGCCTACTCGTTCCTGGCGGCGCACACCCTGACGCTGTCGTTTCAGAAAGTCCACGGCGACACGCCGTTCGACTATATCGGCACCGGCAACAATGGCGCGGGCGAAGGCGGCGACTCGGTATTCCTCGCCAACTCAATCCAATGGGGCGACTTCAACGGCCCGGGCGAACAGTCGTGGGGCATTCGTTATGACCTCAACATGGCCAGCTACGGCGTACCGGGCCTGAGCTTCATGACCCGCTACGTCAACGGCTCGGACATAAACGGCACCCACACCCCCACCAACAGCGCGTATGCCGGCGACTATGGCGTCGACGGCGACCACCACGAGACCGATGTGGAAGCCAAATACGTGCTGCAAAGCGGCCCGGCGAAGAACCTGTCGTTTCGCGTGCGGGACGCCATGGTGTCATCCAACGCCGACCAGCGCGACGGCAAGCTGAATGAGCTGCGGGTGATCGTCGACTATCCGTTTACCCTGCTGTAA
- a CDS encoding helix-turn-helix domain-containing protein, whose protein sequence is MQRKSLISDECPIARSLERVGEWWSMLIMRDALHGLRRFDEFSRSLGIAPNMLTRRLNGLVEAGMLERRAYSERPPRYEYVPTAKGEDFRMVLMALLAWGNRHYAEDGRSVEVVERETGQLLEPMMATAEGAVVGWDRCVVQAGPAASAGMRERLSPE, encoded by the coding sequence ATGCAACGCAAATCCCTGATCAGCGACGAATGCCCCATCGCCCGCAGCCTTGAGCGGGTAGGGGAATGGTGGAGCATGTTGATCATGCGTGACGCGCTGCACGGCTTGCGGCGGTTTGATGAGTTCTCGCGCAGCCTGGGTATCGCGCCGAACATGCTGACACGCCGCCTCAATGGCTTGGTGGAGGCCGGCATGCTCGAGCGCCGCGCCTACAGCGAGCGGCCGCCACGTTACGAATACGTGCCGACGGCCAAGGGCGAGGACTTTCGCATGGTGCTGATGGCATTGTTGGCGTGGGGCAATCGGCATTACGCCGAAGATGGCCGCAGCGTGGAGGTCGTGGAGCGCGAGACCGGGCAGTTGCTGGAGCCGATGATGGCAACCGCTGAAGGTGCGGTGGTGGGATGGGATCGCTGCGTGGTGCAGGCCGGTCCAGCCGCCAGCGCAGGGATGCGCGAGCGGCTGAGCCCGGAGTGA
- the fabF gene encoding beta-ketoacyl-ACP synthase II, producing MSKRIVVTGMGALTPLGSSVESTWHRLLNGQSGIRRLPEDLIGDLAISIGGQVQSELQDPEAGFDPDRLLAAKEQRKMDRFILFALAAADEALKQAGWAPKTPEEQERTATIIASGVGGFPAIAEAVRTTDSKGPRRLSPFTIPSFLSNMAAGHVSINYGLKGPLGAPVTACAAGVQAIGDAARMIRAGEIDVAVCGGAEAAIHRVSLAGFAAARALSSDFNATPQLASRPFDQARDGFVMGEGAGILVIEELEHALARGAQPIAELVGYGTSADAYHMTAGPEDGDGARRAMAQALRQAGIEASQVQYLNAHATSTPVGDKGELAAIKTVFGASGHPAISSTKSATGHLLGAAGGIEAIFTVLALRDQIAPMTLNLDNPDALADGLDMVRGEARAMPIEYALSNGFGFGGVNASVLFRRWV from the coding sequence ATGAGTAAACGTATCGTCGTGACCGGCATGGGCGCGCTGACGCCGCTGGGGTCGAGTGTGGAATCCACCTGGCACCGCCTGTTGAACGGGCAATCGGGGATTCGTCGCCTGCCGGAAGATTTGATCGGCGACCTGGCCATCAGCATCGGTGGCCAGGTGCAAAGTGAGCTGCAGGATCCAGAAGCCGGGTTTGACCCTGATCGACTGTTGGCCGCCAAGGAACAGCGCAAGATGGACCGCTTTATCCTGTTCGCCCTCGCGGCAGCGGATGAAGCCTTGAAGCAAGCCGGTTGGGCGCCGAAAACGCCGGAAGAGCAGGAACGAACGGCCACCATCATTGCCTCCGGCGTCGGCGGTTTCCCGGCGATTGCCGAGGCGGTGCGCACCACCGACAGCAAAGGCCCACGGCGCTTGTCGCCGTTTACCATTCCGTCATTTCTGAGCAACATGGCCGCCGGGCATGTGTCGATCAACTATGGCTTGAAAGGCCCGTTGGGCGCCCCGGTGACCGCCTGCGCCGCAGGTGTACAGGCGATTGGCGATGCGGCGCGGATGATCCGTGCCGGAGAAATCGACGTGGCGGTGTGCGGCGGCGCGGAAGCGGCGATTCATCGGGTCAGCCTCGCCGGTTTTGCAGCGGCACGCGCGTTGTCCAGCGACTTCAATGCCACACCGCAGCTCGCTTCACGGCCGTTCGACCAGGCGCGTGATGGTTTTGTGATGGGCGAAGGCGCCGGCATCCTGGTCATCGAAGAACTGGAACATGCCCTGGCACGCGGCGCGCAGCCCATTGCCGAACTGGTGGGTTATGGCACCAGTGCCGATGCCTATCACATGACCGCAGGCCCCGAAGACGGCGATGGTGCGCGGCGGGCGATGGCGCAGGCGTTGCGTCAGGCCGGTATCGAGGCGTCCCAGGTGCAGTATTTGAATGCGCATGCAACGTCGACCCCCGTGGGTGACAAAGGCGAACTGGCAGCCATCAAGACTGTGTTCGGCGCCAGTGGCCACCCGGCCATCAGCTCGACCAAATCTGCCACCGGCCACCTGTTGGGCGCCGCCGGCGGCATCGAAGCGATCTTCACCGTCCTCGCCCTGCGCGATCAGATTGCCCCGATGACACTCAACCTCGACAACCCGGATGCCCTGGCGGACGGCCTGGACATGGTGCGCGGTGAGGCGCGGGCCATGCCGATTGAATACGCGCTGTCCAATGGCTTCGGTTTTGGCGGCGTGAATGCCAGCGTGCTGTTCCGGCGCTGGGTGTAG
- a CDS encoding RidA family protein: protein MANHDLSFTPDPDADSISSDVIGFNGILVSTQIPTHADGSLELGDITLQSECTLQALKVALEKAGSSMDRVMHLTIYLTDMADRAAFNEVYKRFFAKPWPVRAAVGVAALAVEGMRVEVTAMAAKA, encoded by the coding sequence ATGGCCAACCACGACCTGTCCTTTACCCCCGACCCGGATGCCGACTCCATCTCCAGCGACGTCATCGGTTTCAACGGCATCCTGGTTTCCACCCAAATTCCGACCCACGCCGACGGCAGCCTGGAACTGGGCGATATCACCCTGCAAAGCGAATGCACCCTGCAAGCGCTGAAGGTCGCGCTGGAGAAAGCCGGCAGCTCCATGGACCGGGTGATGCACCTGACCATCTACCTCACCGACATGGCCGATCGCGCGGCATTCAACGAAGTCTACAAGCGCTTTTTCGCCAAGCCCTGGCCCGTTCGCGCCGCCGTTGGCGTGGCTGCGTTGGCGGTAGAAGGCATGCGCGTGGAAGTCACTGCGATGGCCGCCAAGGCCTGA